The genomic stretch CGCGGAGGGACATCGTTGACGCGCTCGGCGCCAATGAAGATGTCGCCGCTGCTCAACCCCTCCAGCCCGGCCACGAGGTTGAGCAATGTCGACTTGCCGCAGCCGGAGGGTCCGACAAGTACGACGAATTCGCCATCCTCGATGTCCAGATCAACGCCCCTGATCACTTCAGTCGTGCCGAACCTCTTCCAGATCTTCCTCAGGCTTACACCAGCCATGCCTCAACCTTTCACAGCGCCGGCTGCGAGCCCGCGAACGAAGTACTTCCCGGCGACCACGTAGACCAGCAGCGTCGGCAGGGCCGCCAGGATCGCGGCGGCCATGTCGACATTGTATTCCTTGACCCCGGTACTGGTGGCGACGATGTTGTTCAGGGCGACCGTGGCCGGATTGCTGTCGCCGACGGTGAAGGCGGCGCCGAACAGGAAGTCGTTCCATATCTGCGTGAACTGCCAGATCACCGTGACCACGATTGCCGACGGCGCCATCGGCAACATGATCTTGAAGAAAATGCCGAAGAATCCCGCCCCGTCGGTCTTTGCCGCCTGGACGATGCCGTCCGGGACGCCGATGAAGAAATTGCGGAAGAAGAGCGTCGTGAACGCCAGGCCATAGACGACGTGCACGAGGACGAGCCCGCTGACGCTGCCCGCCAGTTGGAGGTAACCAAGGGCTCTGGCCATCGGCAGAAGGACCACCTGAAACGGAATGAACGCGCCGAACAGCATCATGGCAAAGACCACGTCGGCACCTCGAAACCGCCACTTCGTCAACGCATAGCCATTGATCGCACCAAGCGCGGTCGACAGGATGACGGCGGGAACCACCATCATCACCGAGTTCCACATATATGGTGCAAGCCCGGTACAGCGAACGCCGACACAGGCAGAACTCCAGGCCTTGCTCCAGGCGTCGAAACTGATCTCCCGCGGCATGCTGAGAAGGGAGCCAGTCCTGATTTCTTC from Pseudorhizobium banfieldiae encodes the following:
- a CDS encoding carbohydrate ABC transporter permease, producing the protein MTKRTDGIVTPRGIANTMLRLLLFAVLVLFCLYYLIPLLVMVSTSLKSLEEIRTGSLLSMPREISFDAWSKAWSSACVGVRCTGLAPYMWNSVMMVVPAVILSTALGAINGYALTKWRFRGADVVFAMMLFGAFIPFQVVLLPMARALGYLQLAGSVSGLVLVHVVYGLAFTTLFFRNFFIGVPDGIVQAAKTDGAGFFGIFFKIMLPMAPSAIVVTVIWQFTQIWNDFLFGAAFTVGDSNPATVALNNIVATSTGVKEYNVDMAAAILAALPTLLVYVVAGKYFVRGLAAGAVKG